The Piliocolobus tephrosceles isolate RC106 chromosome 12, ASM277652v3, whole genome shotgun sequence genome includes the window CTTTCAATAAATTTGAGACTGAGGGAAAGAAaatagagagaggaaaggagggagggagggagggagagaaagagatcaagagagaaagagcaagttAGAGGAGCAAGAGAACACACAGTGGAGGGGAAGTTCTTGTTTTTTGGGATAACAGAGACAAGCATTTTATAATCAGGAGAGAAAGAGCTGGTATAGAGAAGCTGAACTTTCCCAAAGACAAGAAGCATAACAAACGGCTGGAGGAAGGGCCCAGGAAGGAGATGGATGAGGCCAAGGCCCAGGTGAAGGGATTAGCCTTTAACCAGAGGGGCACCTTGTCCCCTGAGAAGAGAGGGCTGGAGGGGAAGGAAGTTGGAAAAGCAGGCCAAGTTTGAGGGGGGAGTGGGGCAGGGCACTGAGGTAATTCACGCTTGAAGGCCTCTGTTTTCTCAGGGAAGTAGAAGGAGAGGTTATTCCACGCAGAGAGGGGAGGGGCAGAAACATGGTAAGGAGGTGAAGGAAGTTTGGAATGTGGCCAAAGCAAAATgtggaggctggagctggggcCTTGACAAGGGAACATGCTAAAGGATGACTGAGGGGCGCGGGGAGTCAGCTGAGATTGGTCAAGTCTGTCTTCCCTCTGCGGGTCTTGTCTCCCTCGCTAAGCTTGAGGCAGAGTCCACGGCACTTTCCTTTCCTGTCTGTCCCTTCGCTAGGCAATGCTAACCCCAGTACTCTCAGAAAGGTCTGGAAAAGCGATCACTGGCAAAACCCAGAAGCCCTATAAGGCTGTTACGGGGAACAGAAGTAAGATCTTAATTGCTCTGATAGGAAGGTCTCCATCTTGGTTGATCCAGACCTTTTCTGCTGCCTTGCTGACCAATTTACTCCTGTTTTGtgttaagtgaaaagaaaaaagccaactTTTACCCAGCAACACTTGCAGGCCTTAAATCTTACAGGCCAGGGAAAAGCCAACAAGAGGAGCCAGCGGCTTCATGTCCCACAAGCTAAATGAGGCTGAGGCAATTCCTAGGAGGTAGCAAGACAGAGCCATGGTGTAGGGAGGACAAAGACCCATGGAAACAGGACTGAAGGCTCCCTGGGCTCCAGGAGAGCATGCTGGGAGCTGAGTGTAAGTGGAACCCTGAGGCCTGCTAGTCAGAGGAGTGAAGGGACTGGTCAGCTCCTAATGTGAAGGGAATGACTGAAGGAACACAAGTTGAAGATGGGAGGTGGCATGATGGGTGGCATGGTTGAGTCTGGTCAGGCATGAGCCCCGAGCTCAGGAGGAATATCTGCCTCTTagccctctccctccttccttctgctgaTTCTCGGAGGCCACTTACAAGTGGAAAAGATCCTAGAGTGTGACAACAGGTATTgtgcttctttctcctttgcacGCCATCTCCTTCCAGCCCAGTCTTTTCAGCCTGACTCCTTCTCTGAGCCACAATCCTCCTTTCAGCCAATGATGCAGTCAATACAAGCAAATGCTCAGCTCATGAAGGTAAATTTGGCAAGAACTCTCGGAGATTGATAGATGCTCCGGCTCCCCAGCAACCCTCTCTTTCCCCACAAGATTTCCCTCTTCAGGACCTGGGATCTAGCTTGCACTTAGAAAATTTGGGGACAGAGAGCTCTCTCCAGTCCAAGGCAGCACATTCCACTGAACTCATTTCATCTCATATAATAAACCTCTGTTTATTGAGGGCTGGGACTATGCCAGGTCCTTGGGTTAGGTGGTGACTGAGCCATTAGAAAGTTTTCCTTTGATTGAGCCAAAATGTGTCTCCCTGTAGCTTCCAGCCATGGGCCTCAGCCCTGCCCTTTGAAGTCACCCAGAACAAGTGTAATCTCACTGCAGTCTAATcttcagatatttgaaaatatctgtCATTCCACCCAGCTTTCTCTCCTCCACggataaacatttctttcttggtttatgtttatttttagtgcCTTTCCTTTTCATTACTCAAATAATATCAGTTCATTGTGGAACtttttagaaaattcagaaaaacataaagtaaaaatcCACCCCACTGTTACTCCCAGAAATGACAACCTTAGCATTCTTTCTTCTCACCAGTCTTATTTTTTCTCTGCACACTGTCCATTCTACATCTTTTTTCTTACCAAAATGGAATCATCCTTTAAGTAATATTTTAGAcacttattttgttttcactCTTTCAATATGTTAACTTTTCCCTCATTCTTCTACCATGccaattttaatatgaaattgtGTAACTGCCCAATGATTTATCTAACCAGCTTTTAAAAGtgagacatttaggttgttttcaatttttctttgctGAAAAGAACATAGTGAGACTAGAATTGGAAGTGGGGTGAAGATGGGGTTTAGGTGAACAGAGAAATGAGGAGCCCTTAAATTAGTCATGCTATCTTAccatctgatttttttccattgtctGTGTTGAAAAATTACACTTCCCAGAACATGATCATGAGCACCTGCTTGGTATTCAGTTGCAAGCATTTGCCCTAATTAATGTAACTGGTTTCCTATTATTGGACATTgaggttgtttctaattttcgACCATTACAAACCGGACTGTGATGAACACCCAAGAAGCTAAATCTGTGCTGGGGCTAGACACTGAGGTCAGGAGGAATATTTTCGAGACCTCTGAAGCGGAAGGTCCCTGCCAGTAGTTGTAACTAGAAGCTTTCTGGCAAAGGCCCAGAAGGCTGGCTAAGGCCGAGGACTGTGCTCAACCCTCTGGGCTTGCCCAAGTTCAGTACCCATTTATGTAGCCCCCGTCAGAGAGTGTTCAGGCTGGCATGGTCCTATGGGACCACTGGGTCAGCACCCTCATCTTTCATGTGAGGGAACTGAGGCCTAGGGCTGGGGCTGGTCCTTCAGCGGCTCTGTAGTCCGGCAGAACTTTGCCTCTCCCCAGCACCCTGGCTCCTGAACTGGAAGCTGAGCTCTGAGGTTTGGAATCTCACCCAGAGGCCTGTGAAATCCTGCCTGCTCTCCTTCACTGGGCCACTTACTGCTGAGGCTGGAGGGGGCACTTTGGCAAATGAACTGATCAGTAAGGGGCTGAGGGGCATTGAAAGAAGAGTTAAGGTTTACTGTACAGGCAACTGGGCCTGCTGTGCCCAGAATGCCCCCTTTTTTCCCTAACCCAGATGATATGCTTAATGGCAGTCACCCTATATTCAGGTCCACCTGGCAAATCTATTTGAGGTTGAGCTGAAATAACAAGTGAGTCCCTCACTCTCCTTAAAGAAGTCAGCTGTCTCTTCTTGCCAGGAATTGGCTTTGTTGAAGGCCTGTCTATTCAGCCCTCTGTCCCTGACAGCTCTATGGTTTCAGAGTGCTAATGagctcctctccttcccctctcaGGCCTTGCTACTGCCTGGAGAATTCACACAAATGGTGTGCGATTTGCCCcttctgtgttttcctttctgACTTGGAGGCAAAGCAAATCCCTCACCTCCCACTGACACCATGTTTATTCAACTGGGAGAGATTTCACACCCAGGAACCCAGCTCTCCCTCCTTGAGCCCCTTCCCTAAATCTTTGTCCCCCTCCGGAATCATCCTACCCCTGTCCTCCCTGAATAATTTATAAGACCAGGCAGGGCTTATAAAAGGGTGTCCCAGGAAAGGCCAAAAGAGTGCAGAAGTTTCTGGGAAGTAGGGGACCCCACAGTCCGCCTGGCTCTGGTCCCCTAAGAATGGACTCTGCTGCCTGTGTTGCTGCTGCCACCCCTGTtccagccctggccctggccctagCCCCAGACCTAGCACAAGCCCCACTGGCACTCCCTGGCCTGCTAAGCCcatctccccttctctcctctggAAAAGAAGTAGATGGGAGTGAAAGGTAAGTTGAGCGTGGCCTTTGGCAAACTGAACTTAGGCTTGAGGGCTTccggagagaggaaggaaaatgagATGTCCAGGGCACCCTGTTCTCTGTGAAGGGGAAAAGCAGTGGCCTCATAGCCCTGCCTCCTCATCTCTAGCTGGAATATCTCATCTGGCTTTTCACCTCACTAATCCCGCTGGGTGGCAAGAGGGGACTTGGGGACAGTGGCTGTTGCCAAAGCTGAAGGTGAAGCAGCCAGGTCTTCATAGGCCAGGTGGTTGAGTCCCCTGAGGGGGATGGGGAGCTGCTATGAAACCTGGGCTGAACACAATCTAGACTGTGGTGGTGCGGAGTGTGGGGAAAGAGGACCAAAGTCTAAAGAGGCCCTTGACTGGGACATTGTCTTTTTCCTGACCACGACATAAGATTTCCATtggcggccgggtgcggtggctcaagcctgtaatcccagcactttgggaggccgagacgggcggatcatggggtcaggagatcgagaccatcctggctaacacggtgaaaccccgtctctactaaaaatacaaaaactagccgggcgaggtggcgggcgcctgtagtcccagctactcgggaggctgaggcaggagaatggcgtaaacccgggaggcggagcttgcagtgagctgagatctggccactgcactccagtccgggcgacagagcgagactccgcctcaaaaaaaaaaaaaaaaaaaaagatttccattgGCTTTTTTCCTACCTCTGCAAGTACAGTGGGGAAGCAGTGGGCCCAGGAACATTTCTGGCCCTCTTCCTCAGCCCAGGAAGATGGTAGAGCTCTGAATTCTGCTTCTTGGAGCAGGAAGTAGGAGGCAAGATATTTTCCATCTAACCCCTATTCATTACTCCAAACATTTAgccttcaacaaacatttacgGAAACAGCTACTGTGTAGCAGATATTGTGCTAGGTGTTGAGGATTCAGATACGATTGAACATATCTTTGAGCTTAAGAAGCCCAAAGACAAGTAAAGAGACAATTACAAAACAGGATGATAAAAGCAATAACAACATTGCTGAAGCTGAGAGAAGGGGCATCTGTCCTGGAATGGGCTCAGGAGGCTTCCTGGAGCAGATGGCACCTGAGCCAAGCTTTTGGGAGGCCTCTTGTTATCTCAGGGAGTCCACCTTTCAGTCTCTTCCTCTAATGATTAATCTCTTCTCTTTGTCCCAGAGGAACTTGTCTCTGGAGGCCCTGGCTGTCTTCCACAAATGACTCCCCAAGGCAGATGAGGAAGCTGGTGGATTTGGTGAGTTCGAGCCCTTGTGATGCATGACATGCAGCCACATGCATTAACACTGACCAGGTCACTTCCCAgagaacccctgacctcagtCCAAGGGTGCAGATCTGAGATAGCATCCTCACAGTTTTGCCAACATTTGATTCCAACAGAGAGCAGATCCAAGTTTTCTGTGGCAATTGGAAAGATGAGGAGACCAAGGCTCAGAGTGGACAAGGGATCTGGGCAGGCCCCACATCCAGTGTGGGGCACTGCTGGTGCTTGAGGCCTGGTCTCCTGGCACCTTGTTCCAGTGCTCTCCCACCCACCCCATCTCCTTGACTCTTTGCTGCTCCAGTAGAACTCTGTCCCCTGGAGAGCCTCCAAACAGGTGCTGGAACAGAAGAGGGAAGCAAACAACCCACAGGATTCTGTCTGCTTGTTTTTTAACCAGAAACAAGAGAGACCCCTTGTTGAGGGGCAGGTATTGGGGGTTGCTGGGTCCCAGAGATGTCTAAGATCTCTTCAAGATCATTTTACCTGCAGCTTTCTGACCTCTGGTACAGACGAGGAAGTTATCTAGCCATGTACTTTGAACCACATGCTAGCTTTTGCTTTGGACAGGCTGCTGGCGGAGCAACAGCTGCTGAGGTCACCAAGGCTGAATCCAAGTTCCATCACCCTGTCAGGTAAGCTTTTGGCATCAAGCTCCAAACTTGACATAGATCCATTAGTTCTTTGAATCTTCACAAAGGTCTTGTGAagcaggagaagggagggattGCTATCTATGATCGCTGTTTCATAGAAGAGAAAGTtggagcccagagaggttaagggaCTTGGCCAAGGCTGTCTTCCCTGGAGGTATTGTTAATGATGCCCAAGAATGATCCCCCATGGATGGGTCAGTGAAATAATCCTCCGTGGAAGGAGATGGGGGCCACAGGGCTGGAGAATTCTTGGCTAGAAGCCTTCTGGGGTAGGTAGCAGATGGGGTCAGAGCCATAATTGATAGATGTTGGGGCTgggcccctgcccccaccaccatAGGTCCATAAGGGGTTACCTTCCTCCATGGGGCCATTTTGTAACAATGCAGAAGGTTCTGTTACaaaactttctttcttcctttccctctgacCTCATTGTTGCAGCCAAGAGAAGGGGTTTAGGGGCCAGCTTCTTTCTTGGCCCTACTGGCCCCTCTGCACATATGAGACCTGTCTAAGTTAGGGGCCATGTTTCTTCTCTGTCCACAGGCTCTTTTGGCCTAAATCCCACTCCTTCGACTATCTGTACAGTGCTGGGGAGATTTTACTGCAGAACTTTCCTGTCCAGGCAACCATCAACCTATATGAGGACTCAGACAacgaagaagaagaggaagatgaagaggaggatgaagaggagAAGTAGGAAGCTGATGAAAAGGGGCCAGAAGGTGTGTGAGGGTACCAGGGCCCATATCCTACAGCACCACAGCTCatcccccttccccacccctaaCCTATCCAAATGGTGGCAGCCAGAGTCTGACTGGGATTCAGTTTGTCTGGCAAGTTTCCACAGACCTCAATTAGATAGAGCTTTCTGGACTGAAAATTGGGTCCTCTAACTGCCCAGCTCACCCTGGCTTACCTGACTGGCCTATAAGCCCAGGCCtctggcatctcattgtctggGCTGCTGTTGTGTTGACCATGGGAGGGTTCTAGGAGCTCTAGAAGAAGGAAGGCTTGCTGAAGCCTCCAGGaagcagagcagggcagggcatgCCCTTGCGGAGGGAAGTAGTCACTCCTCAAGTCCTTTGACTCCCCAGCCTTCCCAGGTGGGCATGTAGTCCCGTCTCTCTGTGGAAAGCCTGACTTCTGGCTTCACCCCCAGGAATACCAACAGCAGATCCATGCAAGGTTGGGGTGCCTTTTTTGATGAGTCTTACAGTAAGGGAAGGGGGCATGAAGAGAATCGGCTTCCTCTGGGGATGACCCCCATTTTGCCTGCTGTCCATTGAAGTCTGTGTGTTGGCATGAGATGaatcaggagaaaaataaactggagggtgttttcctttttcttggaaCTGTGCTGATTTCTTAACTGAACTCTGCCCATGCTGTGAAGCCATGGGCAGAGGGGTCAGAGACCAGCTCAAGGCCAATTCATTGCTTTTCCTACCTGAGGTCAGTTGACAAGTTTTTCTTCATGGGGTTGTAGGGCTGGAGACTCAGCATGGGGCCAGGCCCCCTCCATCAACTTGTGAAATCAGACTTGATTAAACTTCAAGGACGGCttggaaaggaaacaaaaaggccCCCAAAAGGCAGCTTGAAAGTTAGGGTAGGGATGGAGGTGAGAGGGGAAAAGTGACAGGTGCAGCCTTATTTGAGCCTCAGAGATGGCTGTGTGCATGTGGGGAGGAGGGCTACTAGGTTGTAGCATTTTTTCCCTCAATTCCCTTTGTATTTACTGCAGCTCAGACCCTCATGCTTACCCTTGCTCCAATTACTCTTCGACTATTGTTTTTTGGCCTCCAGCTGTCCCTTTGTGATTCATCTTCCACCCTGACCACCAGATTAGACCATATCATGCCTTTGCCAACACTTTTGGgcttatcttgttttttttttttttttttgtcacagatCCCCTTGAGAACCTGTGGCTTCTCAGAAAAACATATGTgttcacaccacacacacatacacacacacactcacacacagtgCTGTATCTTCACAAATCAAGTACTTAACTTGATATTCTAGGCCTTTCAATTGTGTGGGTTTTGCCTGTCTCTTCAGACTCATCTCTCAACTCTTGAAGTTTACACTGCCTCTCCTTGAATGTGGCATGCTCTCTAACACCTCTGTGTCCTTAACCCTGTCTGGAATGCCTTTCCACTTTCACATGCCTGGTAAACTCTCATTCATCCTACAGAACCAGCTCAGACACCCCTGCTGTAGGAAGCCTCCCCAGACCCCTCAGGCACCAGGTTGGGTGCCCCCACACATTCAGAGCCTCCCCTAACATAGCATTTGCCTCCTTTCCTATGTAGTAACCTGGGGCTGTATTTGATATTCCCATATGATTTCATTGCAcagaacactgcctggcacaaaGGAGGTGCTCAGAAAATGCTGAAAGAGAAAAGATTCTCAAGTCTTCTGAAAGCAGCTCTTGGTGGAACCACCATTGTTCCTCAACTTGCCAGCTTCCTGGTTTAGCTACAAAAGGGAGAGGGTAATGTCATCTCTCTCAGGAGCAAAATGATGaccatctttcttttcctcctctctcaaCATGAGACAGGCTGCTTCGGTTCTGAACCCTAGCTGAGACTTGCCTGCATTGGACAAAACCTTGAGTAGGCCACCATACTCACACACTGGTGCCATCTATTGGTCAAAATTTAACCTTGTTCTTTAATTAAGGCGTCCAGGCAGTTGACTTTTGACTACATTAATTCTTTTAGTCCATTCTGTTTCTGTTTGTAAGTTAAGTGGAATCTACCATGTGCTAGCAGTATGACCTTGGGCCAGTTACTTATCCACTCTgagtctcagtctcctcatctgtaaaatggggccaatAATACTTCCTTTcagagttattgtgaggattaaatgagataatatatgtaaagtacttagcatgCCCCCTGTCGTATAGtacaaactctcaataaatggtagtagTCATAATAATAGTAGTCTTAGTAGCTGCTATTACTGATTTTATAAAGGAAACGATCTTATAGGCCAGAGTCAGCTAATGACGATTTACTCAACTAATAACTGATTTGTCAGTTATCACCACTTGATCTTCCTGGCACCATTTGATGGTTTACCAGTAAAAGCATCTTTTCAGTGttcattccaaaataaaaaaaaaaaaagaaagaaaccccaaacaataaaacaaacaaacaaacaaacaaacaacaacaacaacaacaaaaagcagaggCGAAGTGTGGCTCCCTGGACCACTGTCTACATTCAAATGGTAGCCCACAGGTTTCAGCTCCCTTTGTCCAAGGCCAGAGGtttgtaaacacatttttttgtgCTTTAGcaggaaaacttttcttttgaattgAATGCAGAAGCccaatatataaatcaaataaaaatggagctACCCTGGTGGAAGCCATAATGGGGGGGAGGGCAGAATTCTTACGCTGGTGTCTTCTCTGGTAAAGTAGCTGTCTCCACCCCTTTCTGTGAGGCACTTTCAGGGATCCCTAGACTATGGGAAACACAATTTGGAAACCACTGTTCCAAGGGTTAAACCAGGATTGATTTGAAGTAGAAGGGAGATTAATTAGTACTTCAAAATGTCAGGTGTTCTGTTTAAAATCCTTGTTTTGGGTCCTAAGCACCCAGCATTTCATAGCtcaaaaattgcttgaatccttaTATCATAGGTTATAGGGATTTAAAATCCTTGGAATCCCAATATCCTTGGTTTTAAGGTATTATGTAGCATAGAATTACAAATCCCTAAATCCTCAGGGATTTAAAGACCCTAAAATCCTTGGAGTAGTAATTCTTAACTCAGAGTGGACTCTTCTTATTTCCCAACCCCACCTCCCTTACGGCACACGTGCTGTTGTTTACTGGGCAGACATTTTGTCTCACTGTCCTCTCCGTCCCCTGTCTTGAAATGGCTTCCAATCCTCCTCCCCATACGTGGTTGCTGAGTAATTGGAATTCACTGTTCTGACTAATTAGAGCTCAGTATGAGTTACTTTGTTATGGGCATTTCCAATGCTTGTACCAACTTCAACTCCAGTGCATAAACTCAGGAGAAAAATCTCTGTGCAAAACTCAAGAGTCcttcctccagctccacccagcTGGCCCATCCTAGTGTTCCAGCATTTCCCCATCCTAGCACTGATTTCCTCCTGTTTCTCCCACCTTGTAGCAGCAGTGAGAGGACACATCTGTTGGGGTGAGGCTGCATTTGAGCTGGGCTTTGAAGGATGGGCATGAGTAGTAACGGAGGGAGAAAACTTTTCAGAAAGAGGCAGCACTATGAATTCCTTCATTAAAcaatacttattgagcacttactatgtgccagcccTTAATGTTGTAATgattaagagcatgggctttggaagCAGATGTACCTGGGTTCAAATGCCTTATCTGCTGCATGCTGGCTCAATTCATAGGCCCACTCCCCTCAAGTGTCAAGGTCAACTCTCTGCTCTTAACGctttcactacaacctctgtagtagtttttttttttctttttctttttttcctttttttttgttttttttgagacaaggtctcactctgttgcccagactcgagtgcagtggtgcaatcttgactcactgcaacctccacctcccaggctcaagcaattctcctgcctcagcctcctgagcagctggaattacaggtgtgcaccaccatgcccggttaatttttgcatttttagtagagacagggtttcactatgttggccaggctggtcttgaactcttgactgtAGTTCTTTATTGTATCACACCTCTTCCCCACACAGCACATGCTCATTAAAATAGTTGCCTATTCTCCTTTGCCTGGTCTTGGAAAGCTGTCTGCCTACCCAGTGGGTGTTACAAAACCTCACCTCTCAGCCCCTCCTCGAAACTATGCCTGTGTGACCCATCTAGTGGGTAGATACATTGTCTCCTTTCCTCCCCACTTCCCTTTTGCCAAATGGTGGCCAATCCCCGTCCCAAACAAGGTTGTTAGCGGACCTGAATCCACTGTTTTGGCCTATCAGGAACATGGTGTTGGTTcctgtgtttttcatttatctCCTGGCTGGCAAGGCTCATGACAACCTCCATGGAAACACAGAAACCCAGATACAGAAAGCCAACAAGGAATGAGTGCTCTGACAGCGGGTGCCACAGCACTTGCTACTGACATTACACCCATCGTCTCGTGTGGTACTTGTAATCACAACAGTCCTagagatagctcttattattatccccacttatTAATGAGAAAACTAAGAGTTAGTTGGGTTTCTATGCCTAGGTTTGTGTGCCTGCATGGAAGATGCT containing:
- the RIPPLY1 gene encoding protein ripply1 isoform X1, with product MDSAACVAAATPVPALALALAPDLAQAPLALPGLLSPSPLLSSGKEVDGSERGTCLWRPWLSSTNDSPRQMRKLVDLAAGGATAAEVTKAESKFHHPVRLFWPKSHSFDYLYSAGEILLQNFPVQATINLYEDSDNEEEEEDEEEDEEEK
- the RIPPLY1 gene encoding protein ripply1 isoform X2; translation: MDSAACVAAATPVPALALALAPDLAQAPLALPGLLSPSPLLSSGKEVDGSERLFWPKSHSFDYLYSAGEILLQNFPVQATINLYEDSDNEEEEEDEEEDEEEK